Below is a genomic region from Drosophila albomicans strain 15112-1751.03 chromosome 2R, ASM965048v2, whole genome shotgun sequence.
gtgcagtatataaaaaacaaagtttacCACTGAAAGCTCACTTCTATGTGCTGCTAAACTTTACACTTAAGCTTTCTAGAAATACTTGAAATCTTTCAATTGGGTTAAGCAACAATTCAAGAATGTTAATCCGCTTAAAACAAAACTTCAATATCATTATTGTTCTACTATTAATGGCTGCTAGTTTCTTGTCAAAATTATCCAGTTTGAAATTGAGTATTCTATTAAATTCATGTAAATTCAATGGAACAGAGAGGCAGCggatgccaatgccaattgCTGATGGCTCTGCTCTCACACTTGATGCTCGCTGTTGTCGCTGGTCAGAGAACTATTTCAGAATTCGAATCGTGAATTCATTGCTAATATATCTTTGATTTGCAGAGCTAGAAACACATGCCAAAGTCGTTGGTGGTCATCCCATAAGCATCGAGGTTGTGCCCTATCAAGTCTCGGTGCGTCTGCGCGCCTTCGATGAAATAGAGTTTGGAGCTGGCCACATGTGCAGCGGCACAGTGATCTCTCAGCGTGTGGTTTGCTCTGCAGCTCACTGTTTTGCCGAGTGAGTTAATCAATTACTACTCCAAACATATCTCAATCTTAATCTGTTTCACAGCAATGCGACTTATCCGCCAGTGTACAATGATCCCGAGGATTACATTGTTGTCGGCGGCAGTtcacatttaaatacttttgggCGATTCGGTCAGGTTTATTTGGTGCAAGAGATTATCGGCCATGAGGCTTATCACCCCTTCACGCTGGAGAACGATATTGCACTTGTGTTCCTCAACAGCTATATTCCTTGGCAGCATTACACCACACGCGCCTTGCCGTTGGCCACGCAACAAGTGCAGCCGGGCACTTTGTGCCTCATCAGCGGTTGGGGCAATCCATTTCGTGCATTGCATCAGGGAGTTGTGCCCATTCAGGACCAGCGATTGTGCTCGTTTATCTACAATCATCTGCCCATCTCACAGATTTGCGCTGGCTATCTGAGAGGCGGCATCGATGCCTGCAAAGGCGACTCAGGTGGCCCATTGGTCTGTAGAGGTCAACTCACGGGCATCGTCTCGTGGGGCGTCGATTGTGGCAGAGATTTCTTTCCTGGCGTCTATACGAATGTTTCGCATTTTCTTAAGTGGATCGAAAGAGCGAATTCATCACTCGACTATAGCAAGTTCTTGAAAATGCATCCCTTTAATGGAGTTGATCAAAGATGCTTTGACTTTTATGTGGTTATCAGTTGTTTAATCTTGGCAATATCAAGtgtataaatttgttgtgcttAGTGAAAATACAGAAACTATAAAGGTAGGTTGTAATATGGAAAAAAGACTATTATTGCCAGCTCACATCTCAAAAATCACATATTTCAAAACCTACATCCCATATCCATCCTCCAAAACGCAACCccagaaaatataattaaaatggttGAATTCCTTAAAAAATCTAATACATATCAGCTTCTCtaacaataacattaataataacaaataaacaaatgtaaatatgtaattatgtaaatatgtaaatactaAGCTGAAGGCCTTCGCTGCCATTGCTTTACCAATAGcgttagtattaattttaattatagctaacctttaaataaataaataaataaaggtaGGTTGTAATATGGAATATAGACTATTATTGCCAGCTGTTTAGCTTGGATTTTTTGTCACGTTTTAAGTATACGCAAAGTAATACTATAAAGCTGTTAATCTAAAATTCActtagtttagttttgtctttacttgttttgtttaattattttcgaaTAATACTTTGCAAAATGGTTAATCTTAAATTTGTTTCGGTTTTCTCTTCACATTACtactttgcatttatttcaaaattataaatcttTAATGCATTTACTATAAATGGTCTATTTAGTTGGACAATTATTTTGCTTAAAGTGCTGGTCTAAAAGTTACACCTCAATTACAGCCAGGCGATGGCAGacaaaaatgtacaataaaTATGTAGTTTAAAACTAAAAGTCTGTTAGACAAATGGCATTCAGACGTGTTATCCATAAAACGAACTCATGAATATCCTGCCCCCTCCCCCAAAAACTGTAGCCAGTTATTGTCGGGGTTTTGCAGCTTTGCCTTTGAGGCAATATCGATGCATAACAGAAATACGCGTCTGTCTGCATTGAAAATGTGCACAAAAACTATGAATAATTGGCAATAGACGAGAGCAACACTGACAAGAGGGAAGAGCGCAGgtggatgtgaatgtgaatgtgactGTGTCCTGCCAATGCACTGATAACCACGCGTCAATGGCCAACTTTATGTGAATCGTATCgaaacgagacgagacgagacagTCAATGAATTGGTCTTTATTAAGTGGGCGCCATATGATgaacaattgctgctgctactccTACTCCTTATTGCTTTCACAGTGCTCCGAACTGTGCTCTGACAGATAGGCGGCTTTTGGTTTGCCTTCAGGCCAGAGCATTGTGGTCTCTGCGtttatttacatacaattTTTGGAATCCAAACAGTTGCCTGTTGCCTAACGTTTGCTTGCCATGCTCAATaagttttgtgctttttgtgcAAGAGAGAAACAGAGTTGTCAAAAATcgagaagcaacaaaaaaaataaataaccaaGCCAATTACTCGTGTTTGTGCAAAACCCGCAGGCAAATAGCGTGTCCAGACAACAAGTCCAAACACCGAAAGTGACAGCAAAAGGACATCTACACCTACATCTAGGAAATGGTGCTACATACTATCTGCCAGCTgccagccagcagccaacagccacTTTAAGTGGCTTTTACAGTGAGTGTCGCATGAGATGCAGCATTGAGTGCAAATGGGAATTTTCTTGCCACGTTGTCTGGGTTATGTAGAGAAAGGGTATATAGAAAGCCGTTTGCAAAGCTATTGCATTTTTCTATCGAGTTTTTGCCCAGTGCCAACGTCTGCTATGCACTTCAAATggacaataaataaaatgccagaGTAagggtagagagagagagagacagagaaagagagataaagaCAAAGAGCGACAGAGATGGAATATGAAAAAGccataattgcatttattatgcTGATAAAAGCAGGGACACGAACGGCAGCACATgactatgtatgtgtgtgtgtgtatgtgaaagGATAACCAATGCAATTGTCtacgagtgtatgtgtgtgtgtgtgtgtggtggccATTCTGCAGTGAGACCAGGACACAGCGTAtgctgtgtttgtttttccaaatgaatttaataacgAAAATAATGCCactaaaaatagtttataCACAAACAAAGAACTCTCCACACTGCAGACAGAAATCGCATCaggctgctgcaacagcaacagcaacagaatgCAACAACAgggaaatttaattatcaaGCACAACGTCTCTTCCATGTCTCTGCTCACATGGCCGCCAGACAAACGAGCCACACTGTTAATTTCATGATCCCAAATTAAGTTAAAATCGCCAGTCAAACGCATCACTTACCTTAAACACAGCCGATGTAAAGAACACGGGCAGCAGTATAAAAACTACGCCGGAGAGCACAATCTGTAGATTCAGTTCGCCAACGGGCTCAATCTTCCAGGGGATTAGCGAGCAGCCTGTCAAAAAGAAACCATGATAATTAATATCCATCAACTGCAGACAAAAgacttaaaaaatgtaaaaaaaaaataatataataaatagttatttatactataaattCAAACATGTTGGAAAGCTAAAGTGTAAGTGTACTCGACTACCGGATTATTATACcagaaaatactgaaatatactaaaatatataataaaatactgaaatataatattaaatataccggttaaatactgaaatatactaaaatatataataatatactgaaatataatattgaatataccaGTTAAATACTGGAATATACAACggtatataccataaaatactgaaatatatcaaccaatataaaatactaaattatacaattGTATAGACCAGTTAactactgaaatataccaacatgtacaatataaacatataaaatacttaaatataccatggtATATACCGGTAAAATGCTgaagtatttcaaaatatataatataaaaatataaaatataccagttaaatactgaaatatatcaacatgtaaaatataaaaacataaaacactaaaatataccatggtaTAACGACATACTActctattcaaaatatagcttaaaagcaaatataataaacaatctGGGTTTTCCgtccaaaaaatattatttacatatgttaGCTATTGAATTTCTTATCTTATTGCAAAAGAatgttcaggaatcataaggatttattatttgttattattatgtttatcaAAAATTGAGACACCAGCTAACTTTCTACTTCTAACATATCTCtcaatcaaaaagaaaactttccTCAAGAGTTCAAAAAATCTTAAACTGCTGTCGagtattgcatttaatatcAGTAAGCTAATCACAAATGACCATTTTTAGAACTTACCAAGGAACCTGTAGGCGCCATGCATAGCCAAATAGCCTTGAAAGAGTGTTAACAACACTCCGTACCATATCGACCAGAGCGAATTGAGATGCAGATAGCTGC
It encodes:
- the LOC117576752 gene encoding trypsin I-P1, giving the protein MEQRGSGCQCQLLMALLSHLMLAVVAELETHAKVVGGHPISIEVVPYQVSVRLRAFDEIEFGAGHMCSGTVISQRVVCSAAHCFADNATYPPVYNDPEDYIVVGGSSHLNTFGRFGQVYLVQEIIGHEAYHPFTLENDIALVFLNSYIPWQHYTTRALPLATQQVQPGTLCLISGWGNPFRALHQGVVPIQDQRLCSFIYNHLPISQICAGYLRGGIDACKGDSGGPLVCRGQLTGIVSWGVDCGRDFFPGVYTNVSHFLKWIERANSSLDYSKFLKMHPFNGVDQRCFDFYVVISCLILAISSV